ATCAAACATCTTGTGAAAAAGAACATGATCGTTCACATGGAGTTTTTCAGCGAGATACTTCACCTGAGAAAACGCTCCAAAAGCCACCTGTCTCTTGTGAAAATCCTCCATCACCTCTTTCATTTCTTGATAAGCAGCAACAACCTCTTTGTGCTTTACCGGGTAGAGATTTTTTTCAAGCAGAGAGTAGAGACTCTCCTTAATGTAGTTTTCTCGTTGCACCTCCACCCCGGAATCATCAATAAGTGTTCGATAGAGATCAAAAACAACTGCTTTTATCTTCATTCTTCCCCTCCTGGAATGGTGGTCACACTAAGCACCTCATCACCAGGTCGGAGATCGATAAGTTTCAAAAGATTTGTGGATACCTCACTCTGAGGAAACACAATACGACTCCCCTGTCTTGTAATAATCATCACCCTATCCTGAGGCTCAACGAGGGTAAAACCAGCAAGTGTACGGTTTTTCCCGAGATCCACAAGTTTGAATCCCTTCCCACCACGATTAACAAGCTCCGAAAACTCCTTCGGATTAACACGGCGTCCCCGTCCATCCCTGGAGACAAAAATAACATCCATCGTCTCATCAGCAATCGCCATGCCCATCACCTCATCTTCAGAGGAAATCACACTTGTTGCCTTTTCTCCCCCTACACCACGGTTATGAACAGGGAAGAGACTCTCCCGACATCGGAAACCTTTGGCATTGTTTTTCACAATAAAGAGTTTGGCGTTTCCGTCGGTCACCATAGCATCAACCACATGATCATCTACTCGAAGCTTGATACCAATAATGCCGGCTCTCGTGATATTCGCAAAATCTGAAAGCATAATACGAGCCATACGTCCCTTCTTGGTAAGGAAAAGGATAAAATTCTCCTCACTAAACTCTTTCACAGCAAGAACCGCCGTCACACGTTCGTTCTTTTTTTCGATCTCTTCGAGACGAGCGATATTTTTGATGTACGTACGGGTAATACGTCCCTCCGTAGCACCAGTAATCTCATACCCCTTCACAGAGTAGACACGCCCACTATCGGTAACAAAAAGGTAGGAATCTTTGAGATTTCCACTCACGGTAGCAATGATATAATCATCCGCCTCGAGCCGATTCATATCAGTAATATCACCCTTCTTCCCCCGTGCACCACGAGTGCCTACCTTAAAGTTCCGACCAGTCTCCCGTACCAGAAAACCTTTGTGGGTAAGCATCAAGATCATGGGCTCATCCTCGATAAGCTCTTCTACATCAATTTTAGCAGTGCTTATAACCTCAAATCTTGTCCTCCGATCATCACCAAGAGCCTCAAGCATTTCGTCAAGTTCCTTGCCGATAAGAGCATCTCGCTTGGCCGGTTTTTCAAGAATCTCTTTGAGTTCTTTAATGAGAGCCTTCAAGTTGTCCTTTTCTTCCTGCAACTTGTGTACCTCAAGGTTGGTGAGTTTCTGAAGTTTCATGTCAAGAATTGCCTCTGCCTGCACCTCGGTAAGTTTGAAACGTTTCATGAGAGCTTCTTTAGCAGCGGCTGTATCCCGGGAAGTACGGATGGTATGTATCACCTCATCGATCGCGTCCAGTGCAATCAGGAGCCCTTCCACAATATGAAGACGCTTCTCTGCCTTGTCCAGTTCAAACTGAGTTCTACGAGTAATCACAAGTCGGCGATAGTCAATATACTGTTGAAGAAGATCCTTGAGTCCCAG
This sequence is a window from Thermospira aquatica. Protein-coding genes within it:
- a CDS encoding DNA gyrase/topoisomerase IV subunit A; amino-acid sequence: MEKEQGITHAYFEDEIKTSYLNYAYSVITGRAIPDVRDGMKPVQRRILYVMSELALWHDKPTRKSARIVGDVLGKYHPHGDSSVYMAMVKMAQEFHMRYPLVIGQGNFGSIDDDPPAAMRYTEAKLSRVAEFMLEDLDKDTVDFKPNFDDTLKEPKVLPGRFPNLLCNGTTGIAVGLATDIPPHNFREVASAIKATLANPGISVQELVKLVPGPDFPTGGVILNKEEMISLYQYGHGSVDLAGTIIYEEKGGRGALVITEIPYRVVKSSLIEEITNLYLNNTKYANILRGIKEIRDESSKEGIRIVIDLHKDANVESIKTVLFQQTALRTRIKVNMVALVDNQPRVLGLKDLLQQYIDYRRLVITRRTQFELDKAEKRLHIVEGLLIALDAIDEVIHTIRTSRDTAAAKEALMKRFKLTEVQAEAILDMKLQKLTNLEVHKLQEEKDNLKALIKELKEILEKPAKRDALIGKELDEMLEALGDDRRTRFEVISTAKIDVEELIEDEPMILMLTHKGFLVRETGRNFKVGTRGARGKKGDITDMNRLEADDYIIATVSGNLKDSYLFVTDSGRVYSVKGYEITGATEGRITRTYIKNIARLEEIEKKNERVTAVLAVKEFSEENFILFLTKKGRMARIMLSDFANITRAGIIGIKLRVDDHVVDAMVTDGNAKLFIVKNNAKGFRCRESLFPVHNRGVGGEKATSVISSEDEVMGMAIADETMDVIFVSRDGRGRRVNPKEFSELVNRGGKGFKLVDLGKNRTLAGFTLVEPQDRVMIITRQGSRIVFPQSEVSTNLLKLIDLRPGDEVLSVTTIPGGEE